From the Lactobacillus sp. PV034 genome, the window TGGGGATTAAAACTGTAGCTATTTACTCCACCGCTGATCGCGAAAGTTTACATGTACAATTAGCCGATGAAGCTGTTTGCGTAGGTACACCGCAACCAGGTGATTCTTACTTAAATATTAAAAATATTTTAGCAGCTGCTGTAGGAACTGGTGCTGAGGCTATCCATCCAGGCTATGGCTTTTTATCAGAAAATGCTGAATTTGCTAAAATGTGCAGTAAATGTGGTCTAACCTTCATTGGCCCTGATGCTGAAACCATCGATAAAATGGGAAACAAAGAACATGCCCGTCAAACTATGATGGCTCATAATGTCCCAGTCACTCCCGGTAGTAAAGGATTTATTACTTCTGCCAAAGAGGCAGAAGAGCTAGCCGATAAAATTGGATATCCAGTCTTATTAAAAGCTGCTGCTGGCGGTGGTGGTAAAGGAATCCGTCAAGTATCCAAAGCTAGCGAAATGGGTGCTGCCCTAGCCTCAGCTCAAGCTGAAGCAAAGGCTGATTTTGGTGATGACCGAATGTATTTAGAAAAAGTTATGCAAAATGTTAAGCATATTGAAGTTCAAATCTTCCGTGATAATTTCGGCCATACTGTTTATTTCCCTGAACGTGACTGTTCTCTTCAAAGAAATAAACAAAAAGTCATGGAAGAAAGTCCCTGTGAATTAATTACTGAACAAGAACGAGCTCATTTAGGCGAAATTGCAGTCGCTGCAGCAAAAGCGGCTAATTATACTAATACTGGAACAATTGAGTTCTTAATGGATCAAGAGCATAATTTTTACTTCATGGAAATGAACACCAGAATTCAGGTCGAGCATACTGTTACTGAAATGGTAACCGGTGTCGACCTCGTTAAAGCACAAATTCAAGTAGCCGCTGGTGAAAAACTACCTTTTGAGCAATCAGATTTAATTCCTAAGGGTCATGCAATTGAATGTCGTATCAATGCCGAAGATGCAACTAATAACTTTATGCCCTCAGTTGGTAAAGTTAATTACCTCTATTTACCAATTGGAAACCCTGGTATGCGTATTGATACTGCTCTTTATCAAGGGCAACAAATTTCTCCATTCTATGATTCAATGATTGCTAAGGTTGTTGCTTTTGGCAATACTCGAACTGAAGCAATCGTAAAAATGAAACGTCTCCTTCAAGAAATGGTTTTACAAGGAATTACAACTAACCAACAATTCCATCTGGCTATTCTTGAAGATCCAGGATTTCTTAAGGGGAATTTTACCAATACTTATTTAGAAACAAAGTTCTTGCCAAGATGGAAGGAGCAAAACAATGAAACTATTTCAGCATGAAAATACTCCTAGTCAAACCCACATTAAAGCTGACAAAGTAGCTGATGATAAAGTTCCTGATGGCCTAATTTTTAACTGCCCTAAATGTAAAACAGAAATATTTGCCGACAGCCTAGACCAATATGCCACCTGTCCAAATTGTGATTATGGTTTTAGAATTTCAGCACGTAAACGTCTTCCCTGGCTAGTTGATGACTTTACTGAATGGGATGCTAAAATTTCTCCTTCAGACCCTCTTAATTTCCCTGATTATGATAAAAAAATCACCAAAGCCAAAAAAGCTAGTAAACTTAATGAATCTGTTTTAACTGGTAAAGCTAAAATTAAGCAAACCGAGTTTGCATTAGGAATTATGGATCCTACTTTTATCATGGGTTCGTTAGGCCAAATGACGGGAGAAAAACTTACTCGACTTTTTGAAAATGCAACTAAAGATACTCTACCAGTAGTTCTTTTTACTGCTTCTGGCGGAGCTAGGATGCAAGAAGGAATTCTTTCTTTGATGCAGATGGCCAAAGTTTCAAATGCTGTTGCTAAACATAGTGCAGCGGGGCTACTTTACATTGTTGTTTTAACTGATCCAACTACTGGAGGAGTCACTGCAAGTTTTGCTAGTGAAGGTGACATAACTTTAGCTGAACCACATGCCCTAGTGGGCTTTGCTGGCCGGCGTGTAATTGAACAAACAATTCATGAAAAAATCTCTCCCAACCTTCAAAGCGCAGAAAATGTTTTACACCATGGTTTTATTGATCATATTGTTAAACGTCAAGATGAAAAGCATATTCTGGAATGGTTGTTAAAAAATGGAGGTATGATTAATGACTAAATCAGCAATGGAAGTAGTTAAAGCTGCTCGATCCCAAGACCATATTTCTGATCATGAAATTAGAACACAGCTTTTTAAGGATTTCTTTGAACTTCATGGTGATGGCCTAAATAGTGATGATCCAGCAATTGTTGGTGGTTTAGCCACTTTTCATCATCATCCTGTTACCGTTATCACCACTAGTCGCGGAAAAAATTTAGAAGAGAGAATGAAGAAGCATTTTGGTCAAGCAGAACCCGGTGGCTACCGCAAAGTACTTCGTTTAGCAACCACGGCTGCTAAATTTCATCGTCCCGTAATTTTATTTGTTGATACTGCTGGAGCTTTTCCTGGTAAAAGTGCTGAAGAAAATGGTCAAGGCCAAGCAATTGCTCAAAACTTATTAAAACTAAGCCAGCTACCAACACCAATTATTTCTATTTTTTATGGGGAAGGTGGTTCTGGTGGCGCCTTAGGTCTAGCATGTGGTGACCAAGTATGGATGCTCGAAGATTCCATGTATACAGTTCTTTCACCAGAAGGTTTTGCTTCCATTTTGTGGAAAGATACTAGCAAAACTAGTCAAGCCGCTGAAGTAATGAAGCTTACTCCAAAAGAATTATTAAAGCAAAAAGTTATTGAGGGAATTATTAAAGAGCCTAGTAACCATCAACAAGTACTTCAAAATATTACTGAAGTTTTAGCAAAACAAATTCCTGCTTTGGAAAAACTATCGACTGAAGAATTATTAAATAAACGCTATGCTCGTTTTAGAAAATTTTAGGAGAATAAGATGTCTGGTATTTTAAATGGAAAAAAGATTTTAGTTATGGGAGTTGCCAATAACCGCTCTATTGCTTGGGGATGTGCTCAAGCAATGGAAAAACAAGGCGCTGAAATTATTTATACTTATCAAAATGAACGACTCAAGAAGTTTATTAATAAGTTAGTTACTGATGAAAATCATCTTATCGAATGTGATGTTGCAAGTGATACTAGCATTGCTAAAGCTTTTTCAACTATTGGTGAGCGTTTTGGCAAAATCGATGGAATTGTACATGCCATTGCTTTTGCCAAAAAAGAAGAACTTGGCGGTTCAATTTTAAACTCTACACGTGAAGGCTTTGCCCAAGCTTTAGATGTTTCTTCTTACTCCCTCTTAGCTGTTGCGAAAGAGGGAGTAAGAATCTTAAATAATCCTGCTAGTATTGTAACTTTGACCTATATGGGCTCAACACGTGCCTTGCCAAATTACAATACTATGGGAATTGCCAAGGCTGCTCTTGAATCAACCACACGTTATCTTGCTCGAGATTTAGGCAAAGATGGAATTCGCGTAAATGCTATTTCTGCCGGTGCAATGAGAACTTTGGCAGTTTCAGGAATTAAGGGTCACTCTTCATTAATTAAAGAATCGGAAAGCCAAACAGTTGATGGTGTAAATGTTACTCAAGAAGAAGTTGGAAATACTTGTGCATTCTTGATGAGTAATTTAGCTAGTGGTGTGACTGGTGACGTGATTTTTGTTGATAAAGGTGTGCACTTAAGATAATGAAAATATTTACTTTTGACCAAGTAACATCTACTCAAGATTTAGCGCGCTCTTACTTAGCTACTCACGCTCACCAAGCAGCCTTTGTCGCCAATAGCCAAACTAAAAGCTATGGTAAGCGTGGACGCAGTTTTTTCTCCCCACCGAATACTGGAGTATATTTTAGTCTTGCTGTTCCTGACTTTAAGCTCAATAAAGAAAAATCAGAGTTGCTTACTCCAGCTATTGCTACCGCCCTCGTTGACATTCTCCAATCCCTTTTTTCTTCAATCAAATTAAAACTCAAATGGGTAAATGATATTTACCTTGATAATAAAAAGGTCGGTGGCATCTTAACTGAATATTCTACTAACGGATTAATTATTGGTGTTGGGATTAATATCTCCACTCAAGTATTTCCAAACAACTTACAAGAAAAAGCTGGTTCAATTATTAAGCAAGACTTTAATCGTCAAAAACTAATAAAATCTCTTCTCAGAGCTGTTTCTACTTGTTTGGGTGCTTATGAGTCTGGAGCCTTTTTACCGCAATATCGCCACTTATCATGCCTTCTCAACAAAAATATTACTCTCCAACTTGGGAAAAAAGTTGTGCATGGTATTGCAGTAAATATTAATGAACGAGGTGAATTAGTAGTAAAAAGTAATGGACAACTTCATTCATATTCTAGCGGTGAAGTTATCAAAGTCGAAAGTAAATAAAATAGGACTAGCGATCGCTAGTCCTATTTTATTTATTGTTAATTTATTTATTAAAAATATTAGCTGAAATCTGTGCTAAGTACTTTTCATCTACTTCATTAAAATTATTTAACTTCGGTGAGTCAAAGTCAAACACACCCCATAAATTACCTTTACTATCCAAAATTGGTAAAACAATCTCTGAATTAGTATTGCTATCACAGGCAATATGACCAGAAAACTGATGTACATTAGGTACTATTTCACTTTTTAAGTTTTTTGCAACTGTACCACAAACACCTTTACCAATTTGGATATGAACACACGCAGGTTGTCCTTGGAAAGGCCCTAAAATCAGCTCTCCATCTTTAAGACGATAGACTCCTGCAAAATTAACTTCATGCAGATTATTAAATAAAAGAGCTGAAAGATTAGCAGTATTAGCAACCCAATCATCTTCACCAGCAATTAAGGCTTGCGCCTGTGCTACTAATAATTGATATTCTTCTTGTGTTGCTGCACTCATAATCTATCAACTCCTTATTTATATTCAATTAATCAACATCAATTACTGAAATATCGCCGCCAAGTTTTCTAATTTTTTCTTCTACGCGATCATAACCTCGTAAAATATTACCAGCATTAGAAATAACAGTTTCACCTTGAGCCATTAAACCAGCTATCATTAAACAAGCACCGGCACGAATCTCCCCAGCAGATACATGAGCGCCCTTTAACTCTGCAGTTGGATGAATCAAAATAAAATTATCTTCTGCTTGAATATCTGCGCCCATCTTTTGCAATTCAGGAATATGTCCAATACGTTTGGGATAAATCGTATCACTGATAATACCTTCACCTGATTTAGCACTTAAAAGTAGCGGAGTAATTGGTTGCTGCAGGTCAGTTGCAAAGCCAGGATAAGGATCGGTTTTAATTTGAATCATCTTTAAATCTCCAGCTGGATAAACATAAAGCGAATCCTCATCAACTTTGGTTACAACACCCATTTCTTCAACTTTAGCTAAATAACTATCAAGATGCTCTTCAATAATATTATGGATTCGAATTCCATTACCAATAGTAGCAGCCAGTGCAATATAAGTACCAGCTTCAATTCGATCGGGAATAATAGTATGAGGTGCTTTCGCTTCTAACTTAGCTACTCCCTCAATTCTAATCGTTTCAGTACCCGTTCCACGTACAACTGCACCCATATTATTCAAAAAAGTTGCTAAATCAATAATTTCTGGTTCTTTAGCCGCATTATTAATAATAGTCTGACCTTTAGCAGTTACTGCCGCTAACATTATATTAATCGTAGCACCAACCGAAGGCATGGCTAAATCAATTACAGCACCTTTTAAACCGTCTTCAGGGGCAGTGATAATTATTTGATCATTTTCATTTTTAACTGTAGCACCAAGTGCTTCAAAGCCCTTAATATGCTGGTCAATTGGTCGTGGCCCAATGTCATCCCCACCAGGGAAGCCAACCACAGCCTTTCCAAAGCGACCCAATAATGCACCCATAAAGTAATAAGATGCTCGCAATGACTTAATTTTACCTGCTGGTAATGGGCTCATATGAATATGCTCTGGATCGATTTTCAAAGTTGTTTCACGAAAATCACATTTCACATCCATCTCACTAAGCAGGTCCATCAAGTTATCAACATCTGCTATTCTGGGTACTCCTTCAAACGTTACCGGAGTACGCGAAAGTATTGACGCAGGAATAAGAGCTACGGTTGAATTTTTTGCTCCACCAATCCATACGTCGCCCTTTAAGGGCTTTCCACCATGAATAATCATTTGCTTCATTGGGGAAACTATCCTCTTCATCTAATTGTATTACACAAATATATCATTCAATATGATATATAAAATTACACAAAAAAACAAGAGGAACAACCGTTGCTATCCCTCTTGTTAACTAATTTTAATAATTGATTCTAATCAAATTTTGATTCTGGCAAATTACTTGCTGCACCAATAAATGCTTTAAATAAACCTTCAGGTCTTTGCGGACGACTGAGGAACTCTGGGTGATATTGGGCACCAATAAAGAATTTATGGTCTGGAATTTCAATAATTTCAACTAAACGATTATCTGGTGATACTCCAGAAAATACCATACCAGCTTTTTCAAAGGATTCACGATATTTATTATTAAATTCAAAACGGTGACGGTGACGTTCTTGGATAACATCTTGATCATCGTAAGCAGCACGAGTCTTAGTACCAGCTTTAAGAGTAGCAGGATATAGACCTAAACGTAATGTACCACCAATATCTTCAATATCACGCTTATCATCCATGATATCAATAATATTATTTTTAGCATTTGGTTCAGCTTCTGCACTATTTGCATCTTCTAAGTTTAAGACATTACGTGCAAATTCAACAGATGCCATTTGCATTCCTAAACAAATACCTAAAAATGGTACATCATTTTCACGAGCATACTTGATAGAAGTAATCATACCTTCTAAGCCACGAGTACCAAAACCACCAGGTACAATCAAACCATCAGTATCTTTCATAATTTCAGCAATATTATCTTCAGTAATATCTTCTGCTTGTACCTTATTTACTTCAATTTTAGTGTTGTATAAGTAACCAGCATGTTGAAGGGCATCAGTAACAGAAATGTAGGCATCTTCTAATTCAACATATTTACCTACTAAAGTAATTTTAGTTGTGTGTTCAAGATTCTTAGCACGTTCATCAAGCTTCTTCCAAGCCTCCATATCAGCTTGTGCTTTTGGACTTTCAAGACCTAAGTAATCACATACTAATTGATCCATTCCTTGTTCTTGGAATGAAAGTGGGACATCAAATAAAGATGGCTCATCAATTGACTCAATAATACGATCTACAGGAACATCAGTAAAAGTAGAGATCTTATTCTTTAATTCTTGTGGAACCGTTTTTTCAGCACGTAACACTAGCATATTTGGTTGGATCCCAATACTTCTAAGTTCTGCCACGGAGTGTTGCGTAGGCTTAGTCTTCATTTCTTGTGCTGCATGTAAGTAAGGAACTAAAGTACAGTGAATGTACATCACATTTTCTTCCCCTACTTCACGACGCATTTGGCGAATTGCTTCCATGAATGGTGTTGACTCAATATCACCAACAGTACCACCAATTTCAGAAATAACTACGTCTGAATCAGTAGTTAATCCCGCACGCATGATCTTTTTCTTGATTGCATCAGTAATATGTGGAATAACTTGAACAGTTGCTCCATGATAATCACCGCGACGTTCTTTTTCTAGAACTTCTTTATAGATCTTACCAGTAGTAACATTAGAATATTTACTAGTTCGAACGTCTACAATTCTTTCGTAGTGACCTAAATCAAGATCAGCTTCAGTACCATCATCAGTAACAAAAACTTCTCCGTGTTGGTATGGATTCATAGTTCCTGGGTCAATATTAATGTAAGGATCAAATTTTTGCATTGTGACCTTTAAGCCACGATTTTTTAGTAAGCGTCCTAAACTAGATGCAGTAATACCTTTACCTAATGATGATACAACTCCACCAGTAACAAATATGTATTTAGTCATGCGTGCTTCCTTTCTTCAAAAAATAAACTTGTAAAAACAAAAAAAGCTCCCGCTTGGGAGCTAAAATGAAATGCACATAAAGTGCCCATACAAAATATTAAAGGGAAAAGTTATTTCCGTCAAGCACTTTATTCATCATCGTCATCGAGATCATCATGATGAAGTTCTGATAACTGACCTTCAATACCATCATCAAGATCATCATCACTTGCATCATCTAAATCATCGTCATCTGAATATTCATCATCACTGTCAGAATCATCAATTTCTAAATCATCATCTTCAGGATCATCATCGTCATAATCGATTACATCATCGTCATCACTATCGGCAATAAAGGCATTAACCTTCTTGTGGTGCTTCTTACGATTAGTTCCTTCTTCATCTTCATCTTCTGGGTGATTTACTTCTTCATCAACAGAATCAAATGGGAACCATGAACGTAAAGCCCAAACATTATCCCCCATTGAAATAAATTCGCCGTCAGTGTTCATATCAGTATAAAACTGAGGTAATTTTTCACGAATTTCTTCATCGCTTTTGCCTAAATAGTTTTGAACAGCATTTACGATGTCAGCAAAGGCCATTCTTTTGCCACTATCTTGTAAAATTGCCAAAGCAACTTCAATCATTGATAATTCGTCTTTATTTTGACCTTTAAAATCATCTAAACCCACTAATGGCACGTCCTTTCAATTTTCACTTTCATCGTTTAGTTAAGCTTCACGATAAAATTTAATATCAATTGCATAGTTACCTATTAAGTATAGACCAGAAAACAGCTCATATTCAACTGTTAGTTGTAGATTATCATTATTTTCATCAAAAAATTGTAATTTTTGCGTTAAACTAGTCAGATCCATAATTCTAGAAGCCGCAATTATCCGACAATTTTTCTTTTCGCCAACTGCGAATTTCATCATCGTATAATCATTAGCTTCAACAGAACCCCGCTGCATTACCATCTCATCATTTTTAATCATAATTTTAACAGGGACATCACCAGTTTTATTTTCTTCATCGTATTGAAAACGCCAACCGCCTTCAATTCGTTCCATTTTTCCATGACCCTTGCGCTTAATTGTTTCGCTCTGATCTTCTTGGGTAATTTTACTAGTAATTTCTACTCTTAATTTTTCCATAATTTTATCCTAAAAAGTCTGCTAGATAGCTATCCTTCACCAATATTGTTATAATCAATTTTAGTAAAGAAATAAAGTATTATAATCTATAATTTTTATTATCGAGGATTAATTATAAGGAAAAATGACTAAATTTAAAAGCAAGAAGTTAGATCATGAAAAAGTAATTCGTGATCCGGTACATAATTATATTCATATTCGAGATAAAGTTATTTATGATGTAATTAAGTCTAAAGAATTTCAACGTCTCCGTAGGATTAAACAATTAGGTCCTGCTAGTTATGTCTTCCCAGGTGCTACTCATACACGTTTCGAGCATAATCTAGGCGTTTACGAACTTACTCGTAGAATTTGTAATATTTTTAATGATCGCTATGTAAGTCAGACACCTGGTGATGGTTTATGGAATCCAGATGAAACCTTACTTGCTGAATGTGCAGCATTATTACATGATATTGGACACGGCCCATATTCGCATACCTTTGAACATCTATTCAATACTGATCATGAAAAGATGGGCCAAAAAATTATTACTGACGAAAACACTGAGGTAAACAAAGCTTTACGTCAAGTAAGTCCCGACTTTCCAGAATTAGTAGCCCAAGTTATTGCAAAAACTTACCCTAATCCACAGGTAGTAAAATTAATTTCTAGTCAAGCAGATGCTGATCGGATGGACTATCTCTTAAGAGATGCATATTTTACTGGTGTAACTTATGGATCTTTTGATTTAACTCGCGTATTAGAAGTAATTCGTCCCTATAAAGATGGCATTGCTTTCACTGATAAGGGAATCCATGCAGTCGAAGACTACATCATCAGTCGTTACCAAATGTACCAACAAGTATATTTCCACCGAATTAATCGTTCAACTGAAGTGATTTTACATCACCTCTTAAGTCGCGCCCAAAGTCTTTATCAAGAAGATAAACATCAATTGCTTGTTACCCCACAATTAGCGGCCTTTCTTGCTGGTGATTGGAACTTGAATGATTATTTATCTCTTGATGATGGAGTCATGGAAACTAATTTCTCAATGTGGCGTAACTCCAGTGACCAAATCTTAGCAGACTTAGCCACTAGTTATTTAGACCGACATCCATTAGAAAGTGTAAAAGTAAACAAAGCTACCGAAGAATTAATTCCAAAATTAAAAGATCTGATTAAAGAAGCTGGATTTAATCCTGAATATTATACAGCTACCAACTCTGCTTTTGATGAACCTTATGATGCTTATAAACCAAGTGGCAAAAATGCTCATAGTCCAATTGAAATCATGCAAGAAGATGGTAGTCTCATTGAGCTTTCTGAAGTTAGTCCTTTAGTTAAATCTTTAAATGGTACCCTTCAAGGTGATGAACGTTTCTTCTTCCCCAAAACAATGGTAGAGAAAAACGATGATCTTGAACTTTTTGATCCGATTTATCATGAATTTCAGCGTTACATTAAAAACAATG encodes:
- a CDS encoding GAF domain-containing protein yields the protein MSAATQEEYQLLVAQAQALIAGEDDWVANTANLSALLFNNLHEVNFAGVYRLKDGELILGPFQGQPACVHIQIGKGVCGTVAKNLKSEIVPNVHQFSGHIACDSNTNSEIVLPILDSKGNLWGVFDFDSPKLNNFNEVDEKYLAQISANIFNK
- a CDS encoding HD domain-containing protein gives rise to the protein MTKFKSKKLDHEKVIRDPVHNYIHIRDKVIYDVIKSKEFQRLRRIKQLGPASYVFPGATHTRFEHNLGVYELTRRICNIFNDRYVSQTPGDGLWNPDETLLAECAALLHDIGHGPYSHTFEHLFNTDHEKMGQKIITDENTEVNKALRQVSPDFPELVAQVIAKTYPNPQVVKLISSQADADRMDYLLRDAYFTGVTYGSFDLTRVLEVIRPYKDGIAFTDKGIHAVEDYIISRYQMYQQVYFHRINRSTEVILHHLLSRAQSLYQEDKHQLLVTPQLAAFLAGDWNLNDYLSLDDGVMETNFSMWRNSSDQILADLATSYLDRHPLESVKVNKATEELIPKLKDLIKEAGFNPEYYTATNSAFDEPYDAYKPSGKNAHSPIEIMQEDGSLIELSEVSPLVKSLNGTLQGDERFFFPKTMVEKNDDLELFDPIYHEFQRYIKNNELYYPDH
- a CDS encoding biotin--[acetyl-CoA-carboxylase] ligase is translated as MKIFTFDQVTSTQDLARSYLATHAHQAAFVANSQTKSYGKRGRSFFSPPNTGVYFSLAVPDFKLNKEKSELLTPAIATALVDILQSLFSSIKLKLKWVNDIYLDNKKVGGILTEYSTNGLIIGVGINISTQVFPNNLQEKAGSIIKQDFNRQKLIKSLLRAVSTCLGAYESGAFLPQYRHLSCLLNKNITLQLGKKVVHGIAVNINERGELVVKSNGQLHSYSSGEVIKVESK
- a CDS encoding UDP-N-acetylglucosamine 1-carboxyvinyltransferase yields the protein MKQMIIHGGKPLKGDVWIGGAKNSTVALIPASILSRTPVTFEGVPRIADVDNLMDLLSEMDVKCDFRETTLKIDPEHIHMSPLPAGKIKSLRASYYFMGALLGRFGKAVVGFPGGDDIGPRPIDQHIKGFEALGATVKNENDQIIITAPEDGLKGAVIDLAMPSVGATINIMLAAVTAKGQTIINNAAKEPEIIDLATFLNNMGAVVRGTGTETIRIEGVAKLEAKAPHTIIPDRIEAGTYIALAATIGNGIRIHNIIEEHLDSYLAKVEEMGVVTKVDEDSLYVYPAGDLKMIQIKTDPYPGFATDLQQPITPLLLSAKSGEGIISDTIYPKRIGHIPELQKMGADIQAEDNFILIHPTAELKGAHVSAGEIRAGACLMIAGLMAQGETVISNAGNILRGYDRVEEKIRKLGGDISVIDVD
- a CDS encoding DUF1934 domain-containing protein; translation: MEKLRVEITSKITQEDQSETIKRKGHGKMERIEGGWRFQYDEENKTGDVPVKIMIKNDEMVMQRGSVEANDYTMMKFAVGEKKNCRIIAASRIMDLTSLTQKLQFFDENNDNLQLTVEYELFSGLYLIGNYAIDIKFYREA
- a CDS encoding acetyl-CoA carboxylase carboxyltransferase subunit beta; this translates as MKLFQHENTPSQTHIKADKVADDKVPDGLIFNCPKCKTEIFADSLDQYATCPNCDYGFRISARKRLPWLVDDFTEWDAKISPSDPLNFPDYDKKITKAKKASKLNESVLTGKAKIKQTEFALGIMDPTFIMGSLGQMTGEKLTRLFENATKDTLPVVLFTASGGARMQEGILSLMQMAKVSNAVAKHSAAGLLYIVVLTDPTTGGVTASFASEGDITLAEPHALVGFAGRRVIEQTIHEKISPNLQSAENVLHHGFIDHIVKRQDEKHILEWLLKNGGMIND
- the accA gene encoding acetyl-CoA carboxylase carboxyltransferase subunit alpha gives rise to the protein MTKSAMEVVKAARSQDHISDHEIRTQLFKDFFELHGDGLNSDDPAIVGGLATFHHHPVTVITTSRGKNLEERMKKHFGQAEPGGYRKVLRLATTAAKFHRPVILFVDTAGAFPGKSAEENGQGQAIAQNLLKLSQLPTPIISIFYGEGGSGGALGLACGDQVWMLEDSMYTVLSPEGFASILWKDTSKTSQAAEVMKLTPKELLKQKVIEGIIKEPSNHQQVLQNITEVLAKQIPALEKLSTEELLNKRYARFRKF
- a CDS encoding CTP synthase; its protein translation is MTKYIFVTGGVVSSLGKGITASSLGRLLKNRGLKVTMQKFDPYINIDPGTMNPYQHGEVFVTDDGTEADLDLGHYERIVDVRTSKYSNVTTGKIYKEVLEKERRGDYHGATVQVIPHITDAIKKKIMRAGLTTDSDVVISEIGGTVGDIESTPFMEAIRQMRREVGEENVMYIHCTLVPYLHAAQEMKTKPTQHSVAELRSIGIQPNMLVLRAEKTVPQELKNKISTFTDVPVDRIIESIDEPSLFDVPLSFQEQGMDQLVCDYLGLESPKAQADMEAWKKLDERAKNLEHTTKITLVGKYVELEDAYISVTDALQHAGYLYNTKIEVNKVQAEDITEDNIAEIMKDTDGLIVPGGFGTRGLEGMITSIKYARENDVPFLGICLGMQMASVEFARNVLNLEDANSAEAEPNAKNNIIDIMDDKRDIEDIGGTLRLGLYPATLKAGTKTRAAYDDQDVIQERHRHRFEFNNKYRESFEKAGMVFSGVSPDNRLVEIIEIPDHKFFIGAQYHPEFLSRPQRPEGLFKAFIGAASNLPESKFD
- the accC gene encoding acetyl-CoA carboxylase biotin carboxylase subunit is translated as MFKKVLIANRGEIAVRIIRSLKEMGIKTVAIYSTADRESLHVQLADEAVCVGTPQPGDSYLNIKNILAAAVGTGAEAIHPGYGFLSENAEFAKMCSKCGLTFIGPDAETIDKMGNKEHARQTMMAHNVPVTPGSKGFITSAKEAEELADKIGYPVLLKAAAGGGGKGIRQVSKASEMGAALASAQAEAKADFGDDRMYLEKVMQNVKHIEVQIFRDNFGHTVYFPERDCSLQRNKQKVMEESPCELITEQERAHLGEIAVAAAKAANYTNTGTIEFLMDQEHNFYFMEMNTRIQVEHTVTEMVTGVDLVKAQIQVAAGEKLPFEQSDLIPKGHAIECRINAEDATNNFMPSVGKVNYLYLPIGNPGMRIDTALYQGQQISPFYDSMIAKVVAFGNTRTEAIVKMKRLLQEMVLQGITTNQQFHLAILEDPGFLKGNFTNTYLETKFLPRWKEQNNETISA
- the rpoE gene encoding DNA-directed RNA polymerase subunit delta, with protein sequence MGLDDFKGQNKDELSMIEVALAILQDSGKRMAFADIVNAVQNYLGKSDEEIREKLPQFYTDMNTDGEFISMGDNVWALRSWFPFDSVDEEVNHPEDEDEEGTNRKKHHKKVNAFIADSDDDDVIDYDDDDPEDDDLEIDDSDSDDEYSDDDDLDDASDDDLDDGIEGQLSELHHDDLDDDDE
- the fabI gene encoding enoyl-ACP reductase FabI, producing the protein MSGILNGKKILVMGVANNRSIAWGCAQAMEKQGAEIIYTYQNERLKKFINKLVTDENHLIECDVASDTSIAKAFSTIGERFGKIDGIVHAIAFAKKEELGGSILNSTREGFAQALDVSSYSLLAVAKEGVRILNNPASIVTLTYMGSTRALPNYNTMGIAKAALESTTRYLARDLGKDGIRVNAISAGAMRTLAVSGIKGHSSLIKESESQTVDGVNVTQEEVGNTCAFLMSNLASGVTGDVIFVDKGVHLR